A single genomic interval of Desulfovibrio sp. harbors:
- a CDS encoding TonB C-terminal domain-containing protein, with translation MHTHTTFPRIPVKNAPLLAVLFLALCLLSPTMSATAQTGSEPTDEMYAEMVENIIMKKWQNPQEAKGKKLACRVQISISAEGQLTKAKLVKSSGMKVFDKSAMDTVAQVTDLPAPPATVGPCEMVLVFSTQ, from the coding sequence ATGCATACCCATACCACCTTCCCGAGGATTCCCGTGAAGAACGCCCCGCTGCTTGCCGTGCTCTTTCTGGCCCTGTGCCTCCTGTCCCCGACGATGTCCGCCACGGCGCAAACCGGTTCGGAGCCGACCGACGAAATGTACGCCGAGATGGTTGAGAACATCATCATGAAGAAGTGGCAGAACCCTCAAGAGGCCAAGGGCAAGAAGCTGGCCTGCCGGGTCCAGATAAGCATATCGGCGGAAGGCCAGCTTACGAAAGCGAAGCTCGTCAAGTCGTCCGGCATGAAGGTTTTCGACAAATCGGCCATGGACACGGTGGCCCAGGTCACGGATCTGCCCGCGCCTCCAGCCACGGTGGGGCCGTGTGAGATGGTGCTGGTGTTCTCCACGCAGTAG